The following coding sequences lie in one Acropora palmata chromosome 3, jaAcrPala1.3, whole genome shotgun sequence genomic window:
- the LOC141877281 gene encoding uncharacterized protein LOC141877281 translates to MANFRFLLFLKLVVVVEMIQLPREQWPRLGDKVTKDILDSIQAFDLLNEQLHLGFFIKGVTGPPGSQGPKGPVGSPGLTGSQGMPGWQGPSGKTGRQGPMGPPGPKGPPGPLGQKGSTGLGGLPGQAGLPGSPAPPMWHISTSIYTPQYTVQTNVTVVCGGRRALLQCSPGKRVKVTQARWGVDSSVGCANSTYPGTVYLPLKSNTDSSQVTDQIRKRCATQQNCEVEASGTFFGEDALDIPKDARYLRVWHECIPDVTSLIFPSRKAKRMKTIEVPNLSQPRGISTRLLTPLETESATGAFVRNSNRESKDSLFKDKSNEQNSSAGNESIGKTKRSEDIREKMNFARILDNISAPPILKK, encoded by the exons ATGGCGAATTTCcggtttcttttgtttttaaagctGGTAGTCGTTGTGGAG ATGATCCAATTACCTAGAGAACAGTGGCCAAGACTTGGGGACAAAGTGACCAAAGATATTCTTGATTCCATACAAGCATTCGATCTCCTCAACGAGCAACTTCACCTCGGGTTTTTTATCAAGGGCGTAACAGGGCCTCCTGGTTCCCAGGGACCAAAAGGTCCAGTGGGAAGTCCCGGTCTCACGGGTTCGCAGGGCATGCCAGGCTGGCAAGGTCCTTCTGGGAAAACGGGTCGGCAGGGACCAATGGGACCTCCTGGGCCTAAGGGTCCTCCTGGGCCACTGGGGCAAAAAGGAAGCACGGGATTAGGAGGTTTACCTGGACAGGCTGGACTACCCGGTTCTCCAGCACCTCCCATGTGGCACATTTCAACCAGCATCTACACGCCTCAGTATACTGTGCAAACA AACGTGACAGTGGTGTGCGGGGGAAGACGTGCATTGCTTCAATGTAGCCCAGGGAAACGTGTGAAAGTCACGCAAGCCCGCTGGGGGGTTGATAGCTCAGTGGGATGCGCAAATTCGACCTATCCAGGAACTGTCTACCTACCGCTGAAATCGAACACAGACTCGAGCCAGGTAACAGACCAAATAAGGAAGCGCTGCGCAACACAACAGAATTGTGAGGTGGAGGCAAGCGGGACTTTTTTCGGTGAAGATGCCTTGGATATCCCAAAGGACGCTAGGTACCTCAGAGTTTGGCACGAGTGCATCCCTGACGTCACCAGCTTGATCTTCCCATCACGAAAGGCAAAGAGAATGAAAACGATAGAAGTTCCCAACTTGTCACAGCCGAGAGGCATTTCTACCAGGCTGCTGACCCCACTGGAAACGGAAAGTGCGACTGGCGCCTTTGTACGCAATTCCAACAGAGAGAGCAAAGACAGTCTCTTCAAGGACAAAAGCAACGAGCAAAATTCATCCGCAGGAAATGAATCGATCGGAAAAACTAAGAGAAGCGAAGACATCAGAGAGAAAATGAACTTTGCAAGGATACTAGACAACATTTCAGCACCACCTATTCTAAAGAAATGA